Proteins co-encoded in one Spirosoma endbachense genomic window:
- a CDS encoding DMT family transporter — translation MINSFLYLLLAVFAGVVIPFQSAINTQLGKSLQSPYYSALTVFMVAVIGLAVYTFIMRQELPTLQQFTNAPKWSYLGGILGGTYTLLVVICAPRLGIGNVTIMVLLGQVLAAMIVDQLGLFNTPIHAISWQRLVGVVLVVAGAYIVRKF, via the coding sequence ATGATCAACTCATTCCTTTATTTACTATTAGCCGTATTTGCCGGCGTAGTCATTCCGTTTCAAAGCGCGATAAACACTCAGTTGGGCAAAAGCCTGCAAAGCCCTTATTATTCTGCACTGACCGTTTTTATGGTAGCAGTAATCGGGCTGGCGGTTTATACATTCATTATGCGGCAAGAACTTCCGACTCTTCAACAGTTCACTAATGCGCCAAAATGGAGTTATCTGGGTGGTATATTAGGGGGAACCTATACATTGCTGGTCGTGATTTGCGCCCCCAGATTAGGAATTGGGAATGTAACAATCATGGTTTTGCTGGGTCAGGTATTGGCAGCAATGATAGTCGATCAGCTTGGGCTATTCAACACGCCCATTCATGCCATTAGCTGGCAACGGCTGGTGGGCGTGGTCCTGGTAGTTGCCGGGGCTTATATCGTGCGGAAATTTTAA
- a CDS encoding glycosyltransferase family 4 protein: MIRIVFDCERMKYVNTGLYYYCLNLGKAIQQNISQEQLSLFIPKQAVSTFDASLTCINQHSLQKFFMPSLNGFDVWHSTYQNSHYLPVRNKKIKVLLTIHDLNFLHEDKSDQKKERCLAHLQRNIDRCDAIVCISEFTQNDVLTHCNTDGKPVHVIYNGTNGLPRPALEEKSYRPATPFLFNIGVIAPKKNQHQILPLLQYNPKLELVLAGRHEDKDYARFLRQQASELNVEDRMHLVNEITEGEKSWYYHNCQAVVMPSLAEGFGLPVTEAMSIGKPVFLSKHTALPEIGKDMAFYFHDLDNMQETFTAGMYQYNKAGNQLKEAMKAYSAQFNWEDSARKYIDVYRSLS; the protein is encoded by the coding sequence ATGATCCGTATTGTGTTCGATTGTGAGCGTATGAAGTACGTTAACACTGGGCTGTATTATTACTGCCTCAATCTGGGAAAAGCAATTCAGCAAAACATAAGTCAGGAACAGCTATCGTTATTTATTCCAAAACAGGCCGTATCGACTTTCGACGCTTCGTTAACGTGCATCAATCAGCATTCGCTCCAGAAATTCTTCATGCCTTCGTTAAATGGATTCGATGTGTGGCATAGCACCTACCAGAATTCACACTATTTACCAGTGCGGAATAAAAAAATTAAAGTTCTGCTTACCATTCACGATCTAAATTTCCTGCATGAGGATAAGTCCGATCAGAAAAAAGAGCGATGCCTGGCTCATCTACAACGGAACATCGATCGATGTGATGCCATTGTCTGTATTTCTGAGTTTACCCAGAACGATGTGTTGACCCATTGTAATACGGATGGCAAACCAGTTCATGTCATCTACAACGGAACAAATGGATTACCCCGGCCTGCATTGGAGGAGAAATCATACCGGCCCGCAACGCCTTTTCTGTTTAATATTGGGGTAATTGCTCCTAAAAAAAACCAGCACCAGATTTTGCCGTTACTTCAGTATAACCCGAAGCTGGAACTTGTTTTGGCAGGTCGGCACGAGGATAAAGACTATGCCCGTTTTCTCCGGCAGCAAGCCTCCGAATTAAACGTAGAAGACCGAATGCACCTGGTAAATGAGATTACTGAAGGCGAGAAATCCTGGTATTATCATAATTGCCAGGCAGTAGTAATGCCCTCACTAGCCGAAGGTTTTGGCTTACCTGTTACTGAAGCAATGTCGATCGGCAAGCCCGTTTTTCTATCGAAGCACACTGCCTTGCCTGAGATTGGTAAGGATATGGCCTTCTATTTTCACGATCTTGATAACATGCAGGAGACTTTTACGGCGGGGATGTACCAGTACAATAAGGCTGGTAATCAGCTAAAAGAAGCCATGAAAGCGTATAGTGCGCAGTTTAATTGGGAGGATTCGGCCCGGAAATACATTGACGTCTATCGATCATTAAGTTAG
- a CDS encoding glycosyltransferase family 4 protein, with the protein MPRIILDCDLMKFPHSGLYHYCQNLTQHINSLLTEENQGLMQMYLPPRKKLRLIEEPHHLIERKWHKFMQPFLKDCQLWHAPFQAGRIVPNKRKFPHVKVVLTIHDLNFLHEGKPANYQEKSLARTQSLIDQSDAIICISEFTRNDVLTHCTTAGKPVHVIYNGLNPLPQVDDDVTTYKPGREFLLGLGYLNQKKNYHVLLPLLQSNPDLDLIILGHPDDPDYVVSMRNYAQKLGVSDRLQLPGTVSEAEKIWYLRHCKAFLHPSLAEGFGLPVIEAMQFGKPVFLSGLTSLPEVGGDSAFYFPDFSEISVQEVYRQGMKTYETSTMAESIIENTKRFNWEKSARQYLAVYQSLMS; encoded by the coding sequence ATGCCACGTATTATTCTCGATTGTGACCTGATGAAGTTTCCTCACTCGGGCTTATACCACTACTGCCAGAACCTGACACAACACATCAATTCGTTGCTTACGGAGGAAAATCAGGGATTGATGCAGATGTATCTGCCACCCAGGAAGAAACTAAGGCTTATCGAAGAACCGCATCACCTGATTGAACGAAAGTGGCATAAATTCATGCAGCCTTTTCTGAAGGATTGTCAGCTGTGGCATGCTCCTTTCCAGGCTGGCCGAATAGTGCCCAACAAACGGAAATTTCCCCATGTGAAGGTTGTGTTGACAATCCATGATTTAAACTTCCTGCACGAGGGCAAACCCGCAAACTACCAGGAAAAAAGCCTCGCCCGCACTCAGTCATTAATTGATCAGAGTGATGCAATCATTTGTATTTCTGAGTTTACCCGGAACGACGTGTTGACCCATTGTACTACAGCTGGTAAACCAGTTCATGTCATCTACAACGGCCTTAATCCCCTGCCGCAGGTGGATGATGATGTAACTACCTACAAACCCGGTCGGGAATTTCTGTTGGGATTAGGCTACCTGAATCAGAAGAAAAATTACCACGTCCTGCTACCGTTACTGCAATCCAATCCAGACCTGGATCTGATTATTCTGGGCCATCCTGATGACCCGGACTACGTGGTTTCTATGAGAAATTACGCTCAGAAGTTAGGCGTTAGTGATCGATTACAGCTGCCAGGCACGGTTTCTGAAGCCGAAAAGATCTGGTATTTACGCCATTGTAAAGCGTTTTTACATCCTTCTTTAGCCGAGGGATTCGGTTTGCCGGTAATAGAAGCCATGCAATTTGGTAAGCCCGTATTCCTGTCCGGGCTTACTTCGTTGCCGGAAGTAGGCGGAGATTCGGCTTTTTATTTTCCAGACTTTAGCGAAATTTCCGTCCAGGAAGTCTACAGGCAGGGTATGAAAACCTATGAAACCTCAACCATGGCCGAGTCGATTATAGAAAATACGAAACGATTTAACTGGGAAAAGAGCGCCAGACAGTATCTAGCCGTTTACCAGTCACTCATGTCCTGA